In Spinacia oleracea cultivar Varoflay chromosome 5, BTI_SOV_V1, whole genome shotgun sequence, a single window of DNA contains:
- the LOC110796350 gene encoding uncharacterized zinc finger CCHC domain-containing protein At4g19190: MEDDEGGPRLSKRFSDKDGGEVDFKTKAGTAWSHNFLNQKPWHPLSYPNQRRKWIAEQTHSQRHRRAEEIAREYSQEQEYLRQTSLLSQKEKEKVDIMQAVSFMYVRPPGYNAESAKAAEIADERRKLGESEPTAASSSSMPQEVVAVKEEKKKTRPKDVFGRTLPTEEEFAVLKNAPRLETGVTGRAKPFAVELRNVKCVRCGTYGHQSGDRECPLKDAIMPNDENRLKRDDPLTAIMAQMDPSEPLKWELKQRPGISPPRGGFQPDDPNQQIVPEDIFDEYGGFLSGGNIPELLTNFSSMTHKKKSKSKSHHKHESVSHRKDHEGNSSASDGDNDQRSSKMKSKNQSKQKRSSHRQSHEGNNPASNNDSSKMKGKRSSSKHKKRELHLDSDQESDSTSDSYEHKRRSRKRHMRNKRNRKDLSHFSMSEDSMDESCHGKSRYKDSHRYRKSKVPHEVGPSEGERKSSRKGETCRHKNTHQNDSEFSISEDSESERHTRKHRQAYSSKVIDSKDHHRSLRHR; the protein is encoded by the exons ATGGAGGACGACGAAGGAGGGCCAAGGCTAAGCAAGAGATTCTCAGACAAAGATGGTGGTGAAGTAGATTTCAAGACCAAAGCAGGCACAGCATGGAGCCATAACTTTCTGAACCAGAAACCTTGGCACCCTCTCTCCTACCCTAACCAACGCCGCAAATGGATCGCCGAACAAACCCATTCTCAGCGCCACCGCCGCGCCGAGGAAATCGCCCGCGAG TATTCTCAAGAGCAGGAATATCTCCGGCAGACTTCCCTTCTCTCtcagaaagagaaagaaaag GTGGATATAATGCAAGCTGTTAGCTTTATGTATGTACGTCCACCGGGTTACAATGCTGAGAGTGCAAAAGCAGCTGAGATTGCTGATGAGAGAAGAAAGCTTGGTGAGAGTGAACCAACTGCTGCTTCTTCCTCTTCAAT GCCCCAGGAAGTTGTAGCTGTGAaggaagagaaaaagaaaactaGACCTAAGGATGTTTTTGGCCGGACCTTACCGACTGAAGAAGAATTTGCAGTTCTCAAGAATGCTCCTAG GTTGGAGACTGGAGTTACAGGTAGGGCTAAGCCATTTGCTGTAGAACTCCGCAATGTTAAATGTGTAAGATGTGGAACTTATGGGCATCAAAGTGGTGATCGTGAATGTCCACTGAAGGATGCAATAATGCCGAATGATGAAAATAGGCTGAAGAGAGATGATCCCTTGACAGCTATCATGGCGCAAATGGATCCAAGTGAG CCTTTGAAGTGGGAATTGAAGCAGAGACCAGGCATCAGCCCTCCACGTGGTGGATTTCAGCCTGATGATCCCAACCAGCAGATAGTTCCTGAGGACATATTTGATGAGTATGGAG GATTTCTCAGTGGGGGAAATATCCCGGAGTTGCTGACAAATTTCTCCTCAATGACGCATAAAAAGAAGTCTAAAAGTAAAAGCCATCATAAGCATGAATCAGTATCGCATAGAAAAGATCACGAAGGGAACAGCTCTGCTTCAGATGGGGACAATGACCAAAGAAGCTCAAAGATGAAATCTAAAAATCAAAGCAAACAAAAGAGGTCATCACACAGACAAAGTCACGAAGGCAACAATCCTGCTTCCAATAATGACAGTAGTAAAATGAAAGGTAAACGAAGTAGTAGTAAGCATAAGAAGCGAGAGTTACATCTGGATAGTGATCAAGAGAGTGACTCTACTTCTGATAGCTATGAGCACAAAAGGAGATCAAGAAAAAGGCACATGCGTAACAAGAGGAACAGAAAAGACTTGTCTCATTTTAGCATGTCAGAGGATTCAATGGATGAGAGTTGTCATGGCAAGAGTCGATATAAGGATTCACATAGATATAGAAAGTCGAAAGTTCCGCATGAAGTTGGCCCGTCAGAAGGTGAAAGGAAGTCCAGCAGAAAAGGAGAAACATGCAGGCATAAGaacacccaccaaaatgactcCGAATTTAGTATATCAGAGGATTCAGAATCGGAAAGACATACAAGGAAGCACAGACAAGCTTATTCATCAAAGGTCATTGATTCTAAGGATCATCATAGGAGTCTGCGTCATAGATGA
- the LOC130461508 gene encoding Golgi apparatus membrane protein-like protein ECHIDNA, with protein sequence MMLSLTPPPPPPPPPPCWVRLLPKTMQTQGHVSSMFFFKGASLAFYILSALFFDNFVIIFVVTVLLAALDFWVVKNVSGRILVGLRWRNEINDLGEGIWKFESLDPESLARMNKKDSWLFWWSLYLTAALWIILEVFSLIRFQADYLLVVAVCLSLSIVNIISFTKCCKDCISSSGAPSIAFTKALNDAYLSSVFLTHTIENSKSGNFEELHLSLDSHEVPTGFPKGILLIETFVDVSDMT encoded by the exons ATGATGCTTTCACTgactcctcctcctcctcctcctcctcctcctccttgcTGG GTCAG GCTCCTACCGAAAACTATGCAAACCCAAGGACATGTTTCTTCCATGTTTTTTTTCAAG GGTGCATCTTTGGCGTTTTACATTCTCTCTGCACTTTTCTTTGACAACTTTGTGATTATCTTTGTGGTTACTGTTCTCCTTGCTGCTCTTGACTTTTGGGTTGTCAAGAATGTAAGTGGTCGCATTTTGGTTGGTTTGAGATGGAGGAATGAAATTAATGATTTGGGTGAAGGTATATGGAAGTTTGAGTCTCTTGATCCAG AATCATTGGCTCGCATGAACAAGAAGGACTCGTGGCTGTTTTGGTGGAGCCTTTATCTTACC GCTGCTTTGTGGATCATTCTCGAAGTATTTTCTCTGATACGGTTTCAAGCTGATTATCTCCTTGTTGTAGCAGTGTGTTTGTCCCTCAGCATTGTAAACATTATTAGCTTTACTAAATGCTGCAAAG ATTGTATTTCAAGCTCCGGTGCTCCATCCATTGCCTTTACCAAGGCTCTGAATGATGCATACTTGTCTTCGGTATTTTTGACACATACAATAGAGAATAGCAAGTCTGGAAACTTTGAAGAGTTGCACCTTTCTCTGGATAGTCACGAGGTACCAACTGGATTTCCTAAAG GCATATTACTGATTGAAACTTTCGTTGATGTTAGTGATATGACATAG